One part of the Cherax quadricarinatus isolate ZL_2023a chromosome 13, ASM3850222v1, whole genome shotgun sequence genome encodes these proteins:
- the LOC128688682 gene encoding failed axon connections homolog: MVSEAVAVGAREAVAVGVRECGRYSLPRCVRGGICWFKGCRGRNLAATAVLVVGVTILHRYFANKRRKKWAAVGKDVVVVHALPKGRLTPNISPFVIKLETYLRLASIPYEVDYVEPLGPKGQCPWVTFNGQELADSQLVIEHLGHHFGKVFEGKLPQEQQAVARALRIMITEHMAWGLRQWRVMQDRGRALQQSMDPLPFIFRLLFPFILRRMKKSLIAQGMGRHTNAEVERMVRQDLAALSAYLGDQSFLMGEDPCEVDCTAFSFISVIMFNYPGSPYVFMLNDDFPNLRKYQQRVQKRLWPDWDDRCLNPSPVTQE; this comes from the exons tgagtgaggCTGTGGCGGTGGGAGCAAGGGAGGCTGTGGCGGTGGGAGTAAGGGAGTGCGGCAGGTACTCCCTTCCGAGGTGCGTACGAGGTGGTATCTGTTGGTTCAAGGGATGCAGGGGTCGAAATCTAGCAGCCACTGCAGTACTGGTCGTAGGAGTTACCATCCTCCACCGCTACTTCGCCAACAAGAGAAG gaagaAGTGGGCTGCTGTGGGTAAGGACGTGGTGGTGGTTCACGCTCTCCCGAAGGGACGGCTCACTCCTAACATCTCTCCCTTCGTCATAAAGCTGGAGACTTATCTCAGACTCGCCAGCATCCCCTACGAG GTGGATTACGTAGAGCCTCTAGGCCCCAAAGGACAATGCCCCTGGGTGACCTTCAACGGGCAAGAGCTGGCAGATTCGCAGCTGGTGATTGAGCACCTCGGTCACCACTTCGGCAAGGTCTTCGAGGGTAAACTCCCGCAAGAGCAGCAGGCGGTGGCGAGGGCGCTGCGCATCATGATCACTGAACACATGGCTTG GGGACTCCGTCAGTGGCGCGTCATGCAAGACCGTGGGCGGGCACTCCAGCAAAGCATGGATCCCCTGCCCTTCATCTTTAGGCTCCTCTTCCCGTTCATCCTTCGCAGAATGAAGAAGTCCCTGATAGCCCAGGGCATGGGAAGGCACACTAACGCTGAGGTGGAACGCATGGTCAGGCAGGACCTCGCTGCCCTCTCCGCTTATTTGG GAGACCAGAGCTTCCTGATGGGGGAGGACCCTTGTGAGGTAGACTGTACCGCCTTCAGCTTCATCTCCGTGATCATGTTTAACTACCCAGGCTCGCCCTATGTCTTCATGCTCAACG ATGACTTCCCAAACCTTCGGAAGTACCAGCAGCGCGTCCAGAAGCGTCTGTGGCCAGACTGGGACGACAGGTGTCTCAACCCTTCCCCTGTAACCCAAGAATAA